GACtcgtaataaaatatatattaatccaatattttgaatttagaAATGATGAAtatgtagatatatatatatagagagattAATAATTATTCCAGGCAACAATTGATCTGTTAAAAAATTGCTATCAGTTTATTAACCAATATTACagaaaattggtaaaaatttaaacatttcacCATCTTTACTTTACTGTCTTGAGAAACAAAAAATCCTGTTATGTTGAATTCGACTGTTTTTTGTTTggtctagaacaggggttctcaaacttttttagccgTGCCTtttcaagtctcgcgccccacctcaaaaataactagctaacgaTAAGCTACAggtaacagatagtaaggcgaaatatgtttcattcaaaaaacacgctgaaaatacgtggatgaaatcgtaatctctaaacaataaaaaaaatggaaatagtCGAAAAgcataaaatctaacaaatgtttttatttttaattagttcaGCGCCACTCAAGAAATTATCTTTGCCCCATTTATGGGACGCGCCCCActgtttgggaatcactggtcttGAATCTAGAAGGCCcaataaaatatgtttattcCCTCACCATTCCCATACACGAGTCATTTACGAGCGCGCAGCCATACAGCGTATACTAAGTTTACCGAAATCTGAcagataatttttatttcaggtaTTTTTCTTCCTTCTACTCCTAACGACGTGCGTTACTTGCAAGGGAGGACAAAAAAAGAAAGGACCAAAattgtatgaatatttttttgtatttgttatGGATTAGTAGTCTATTGATAAAGCATAACTCTAAGTTATCTATATGTGGTAATGGTGTTCAGTCAGTTAGGTTACCAAGTTTATTTAAAAGTcgttttaattcaaaatttgtcGAAAGATGgaattatatttattatgttaGATTCAATATTagagtatttttaattttgaaaattttgattaatgtatacctaaatttttaCCGAATACTCTCCAAATATTATATTCTCTAATGGGTAGTGTAAAATTGTTCTATAGCCTTTGACttgaaaaacatgaaaacaGTGAAGTATTACCGTGACTAATTcgcaaatcaaatatttacaatGTGTTTACACTTATGCTCGTTCCCACTGCGCTCTTTGTTTGACTGACTCTTcagattaaatattaatttacaaCAATAGATATTTGGTTTCATAGTCTTTTGTGTACATAAATTCTGCGAATAGTTTCCAAACTCTCGTCACGAATCTCAAGTAGGGATAGTGTTGAATAACTGCTTTAAATGTCGGTTTTACGCTGTGAGTGCTTTTGATACATTTTCATGAAATGATATTTGAATTGGCactaacaataataaatattttttctcaataaatatttttcgtgCGGTTGCTTTTAAAAATGTAcgttaaatttaataaaaaaatgttgtatATTAAAGTGTCGCTTATTAGATCACACTGGTATTTTGGTGGAAAATAGATGTTTGGAATTTTCGACGATGTGAATTCCCTACATTTTGAGAAGTGAGTGAAAAGAGGAATTCGAAAATCCCCTTTAATTGGCAAGGGGAAATACCCACCGGGAAACTATCATACTGTTAACATATCTACGGTGCTAATACCATATCACGCCAAAATTCACCCACATTAGCCATTTAATTATTAAGCAGGAGGTGGACATAAATTGACAAACACCAGAAGTACGAGAATGAATATGAGAAAAATGATGTAATTCTAAGCTCGTATTTGTCAACTGCTAATAATTGACTTCAAACTATTTTCCACAGTTTCAAAAAAAGGCTGGCAAAACGTTTCGTTGAAAAATATAACTGTAGAAGAATAAAAAGAGAAGTGAAAGATGGATTTGCTAAATATGACGAGTATACGTGAGTAAacttaaataatatttactgcAGAACTAGAAACTACTTCAACCAGGTCAAACCCCAAACTCGAGAACTTGGGGGAATCTTAGACGCAACTTAAATTTTTCGTTACGTGGAATAACAAATTGATACGTAATATTTATTTACGAACACTGATTCATTGATCACAATGGGTCAAATTGTACCCGAATAAATCTTAACAACTATTAAATTCCGGTTActtatacatatattttaacTTTACGTCTGACACCTCACAGTTCTGTTTTAATGTCAATAAAGCGTATTTATGATTAACCAACCATGAGAATACATCGACTAAATTGTTCATTGTTATCGCTTTCCGTATTATTTTATCATGCATTTACAATTGAATGTTTCATACCAGACTCGACTGTGAAATAGGCGATTTATCGCCTTCCACATTCACTTATGTCGAAAGTTGTAAGACATGTTGGAATCCAgcagaagaaaataaaaacactgATCCCAATTACCAACCCCTCGCAATTTGGACTGATGTTGAATTTGCCCCGACGGGTACtggaacaaaaaatgaaaaatatagaatGATTAAAGCATGCAGGTGAGACGATTATTTTTTTACGAATAAATTCATTTCGATATGTGTAAAATATAATATCGTAGCACGACTGAAAAACTAGGCAAAAAAAACTGACGAAAAAAAATCCCCAATATCTTACCAGTCCCATGGCATTGGCAGGCTCCCTTATAATTTCAAGGGGATTAATACTAAACACTACATAGGATGGAAGGGGTTAATATCATTGCTGGGAAAATTGCGCCCGGGCCTAATCTATTAGTAATTTTTGGGATACATTcgatattttattgaattttgatgTGTCACAGCTGTGAGAAGAaaggaaaaaacaaaaaagacaaaAGAGAAAGAaacaatagaaaaaataaaaaagggaaAAGAACAGCTACGGAAATGATTGATTAGCTCAATAAGAAAATTCAAAAAGCTTCCAAGACTGTGTCTACCTTAATTTACTTCGtatcttcgtttttttttgcaactgTCATGACTTACAATTAAACATTAACAATTAAAT
This is a stretch of genomic DNA from Styela clava chromosome 2, kaStyClav1.hap1.2, whole genome shotgun sequence. It encodes these proteins:
- the LOC120336203 gene encoding uncharacterized protein LOC120336203, which codes for MNLQYTTEVFFFLLLLTTCVTCKGGQKKKGPKFFKKRLAKRFVEKYNCRRIKREVKDGFAKYDEYTLDCEIGDLSPSTFTYVESCKTCWNPAEENKNTDPNYQPLAIWTDVEFAPTGTGTKNEKYRMIKACSCEKKGKNKKDKRERNNRKNKKGKRTATEMID